In a genomic window of Flavobacterium crassostreae:
- a CDS encoding helix-turn-helix domain-containing protein, with product METPENQPVRRRNGKQVSFEYKLSVIQQINNGQISLNYASKKYAISKSTIEYWMKKLTNYEQTNKSISKDDEIRLLKNKIEDLEGIKAFQQEVIIEFESVTGEELSKKYLPDWLANEIQKKKKKLLK from the coding sequence ATGGAAACACCCGAAAATCAGCCCGTCCGAAGAAGAAACGGAAAACAAGTAAGTTTTGAATACAAACTTTCTGTAATTCAACAAATCAACAATGGACAAATTTCTTTAAATTACGCTTCTAAAAAATACGCTATTTCTAAAAGCACAATCGAATACTGGATGAAGAAACTAACCAATTACGAGCAAACCAATAAATCTATTAGTAAAGACGATGAAATTCGTTTGCTAAAAAATAAAATAGAAGATTTAGAAGGAATTAAAGCATTTCAACAAGAGGTAATCATTGAATTTGAGTCTGTTACTGGGGAGGAACTTTCAAAAAAGTACTTGCCCGATTGGTTAGCAAACGAAATTCAGAAAAAGAAGAAAAAGCTTTTAAAATAA